Proteins found in one Acidobacteriota bacterium genomic segment:
- a CDS encoding iron-containing alcohol dehydrogenase: MKPFDFQKHTRIIFGEGRFKELGEIALKLGFRRTLIVADIGLFECGYVEQATKSLQQSGITVFNFHEFEANPDTRMIERGRMYAASLDIDSLVGLGGGSSMDCTKGINFLLTNGGAMRDYWGYGKATKPMLPMIGIPTTAGTGSEAQCYALISDAETHVKMACGDPKAAFKVAILDPRLTVSQPAKVTATAGFDAISHAVESYVTTKRNPLSEMFSREAWRLLEANFERVLGDPTNIEARGAMQLGAYFAGVAIENSMLGATHACANPLTAHYNTPHGDAIALMLPHVVRWNGAVVAARYEELAQVAKLKFQENPVEALALRLESLIKAGNLPRGLASAGINIDDLEILAKDAATQWTGTFNPRPFGEIEALEVYQCAY, encoded by the coding sequence ATGAAGCCATTCGACTTTCAAAAACACACCCGCATCATATTCGGCGAAGGAAGGTTTAAAGAGTTAGGCGAGATTGCCTTGAAACTGGGTTTTCGTCGCACCTTGATTGTTGCAGATATTGGTCTCTTTGAATGCGGCTATGTCGAACAGGCAACCAAATCTTTACAACAATCGGGCATCACGGTTTTCAATTTTCATGAATTTGAAGCCAATCCCGACACGCGAATGATTGAACGCGGGCGCATGTATGCCGCATCGCTCGACATCGATTCGCTTGTCGGACTTGGCGGCGGAAGTTCTATGGATTGCACCAAGGGCATCAATTTTCTGCTCACCAATGGCGGCGCGATGCGCGATTACTGGGGCTATGGTAAAGCGACAAAACCGATGTTGCCGATGATTGGCATTCCGACTACCGCAGGCACAGGCAGTGAAGCGCAATGCTACGCCTTGATTTCCGATGCCGAGACTCATGTGAAGATGGCTTGCGGCGACCCCAAAGCGGCATTTAAAGTTGCGATACTCGACCCGCGCCTTACCGTCTCGCAACCTGCAAAAGTGACCGCCACCGCAGGCTTTGATGCCATCTCGCACGCCGTTGAATCTTATGTGACCACCAAACGCAATCCGCTTTCGGAAATGTTTTCACGCGAAGCCTGGCGACTGTTGGAAGCCAATTTCGAGCGAGTCCTCGGCGACCCAACCAACATCGAAGCGCGTGGCGCGATGCAACTTGGCGCTTACTTTGCCGGGGTAGCGATTGAAAATTCCATGCTTGGCGCAACCCACGCCTGCGCCAATCCCTTAACCGCGCACTACAACACCCCGCACGGCGATGCGATTGCCTTAATGTTGCCGCACGTCGTGCGCTGGAATGGCGCAGTAGTCGCGGCGCGCTACGAAGAACTCGCGCAAGTTGCTAAACTTAAATTTCAGGAAAACCCGGTCGAAGCCTTAGCCCTGCGACTTGAAAGCTTAATTAAAGCAGGCAATTTACCCAGAGGCTTGGCAAGCGCAGGAATCAACATTGATGATTTAGAGATTCTTGCCAAAGACGCGGCGACCCAGTGGACAGGCACCTTCAATCCGCGTCCGTTTGGCGAAATCGAAGCTTTGGAGGTTTACCAGTGCGCGTATTAA